In a genomic window of Rhodothermales bacterium:
- a CDS encoding acyl-CoA dehydrogenase family protein — translation MELSPTKEQKQIQKECITFAEKHLKDATFADRDRAHTFSRALWQKSGELRLPGLLVPEAYGGRGLDALGTAMALEGLGIGIEDQGLLMALGSHLLSCQAPLVAFGTEAQKQRFLPALSDGAKIATSAMAEPDGSSWSDLATMAVKDGDGYRISGEKTLLTNAPSADVVLVYAVTDPEKRAAGGITAFVLDASTPGIRRGPSLETMGLHTTEVGSLVFDDVRVDADAVLGQVGDGAAVFEHAMMWERSLLSAGQVGQMQKMLDKTITYARSRKIDGKQIGKYQSVSHKITDMKMRVEAARLLTYRAAWSLDNRPREAALHASVNKVYVSEAYVKASLDAVQIMGGKGYLAEHNVERLVRDSIGGTLYSGSNDAQRSAIAAALGL, via the coding sequence ATGGAACTGTCACCCACAAAGGAGCAGAAGCAGATTCAGAAGGAGTGCATCACGTTTGCGGAGAAGCACCTGAAGGACGCTACGTTCGCCGACCGCGACCGCGCGCACACGTTCTCCCGCGCGTTGTGGCAAAAAAGCGGTGAGCTGCGGCTTCCCGGTCTTCTCGTACCGGAGGCCTACGGCGGCCGCGGCCTCGACGCGCTCGGCACGGCGATGGCGCTCGAAGGCCTGGGGATCGGCATCGAGGACCAGGGTCTGTTGATGGCCCTGGGTTCGCACCTCCTCTCCTGCCAGGCGCCGCTCGTGGCGTTTGGCACCGAGGCGCAGAAGCAGCGGTTCCTGCCGGCCCTGTCCGACGGCGCGAAGATCGCCACAAGCGCGATGGCCGAGCCGGACGGATCCAGCTGGTCCGACCTGGCGACGATGGCGGTGAAGGACGGCGACGGCTACCGAATCAGCGGCGAGAAGACGCTGCTGACCAACGCGCCGTCCGCAGATGTCGTGCTGGTATACGCCGTCACGGATCCTGAAAAACGCGCGGCCGGCGGCATCACCGCGTTCGTTTTGGATGCCTCGACACCCGGTATTCGTCGTGGCCCGAGCCTCGAAACGATGGGTCTGCATACGACAGAAGTGGGCAGCCTGGTGTTTGATGACGTCCGCGTTGATGCCGACGCCGTGCTGGGCCAGGTGGGCGATGGCGCGGCGGTGTTCGAACACGCCATGATGTGGGAGCGCAGCCTGTTGTCGGCCGGCCAGGTCGGGCAAATGCAGAAGATGCTCGACAAGACCATCACGTACGCCCGGTCCCGCAAAATCGACGGTAAACAGATCGGCAAGTATCAGTCGGTCTCGCACAAGATCACCGATATGAAGATGCGTGTCGAAGCCGCTCGCCTGCTGACCTATCGTGCCGCGTGGTCGCTCGATAACCGGCCCCGCGAGGCCGCGCTCCACGCGTCGGTCAACAAAGTGTATGTGAGCGAAGCCTACGTAAAAGCCTCGCTGGATGCCGTCCAGATCATGGGCGGCAAAGGGTATCTGGCTGAGCATAATGTGGAACGGCTCGTGCGCGATAGTATTGGCGGCACCCTCTACTCCGGCAGCAACGACGCCCAACGGTCGGCGATCGCGGCCGCGCTGGGGCTGTGA